Proteins encoded together in one Antennarius striatus isolate MH-2024 chromosome 13, ASM4005453v1, whole genome shotgun sequence window:
- the LOC137605842 gene encoding ester hydrolase C11orf54 homolog isoform X2, which yields MILHHQNSMHTVAAVHHSGKMPPMMFYLMPCFLLLYIGAHCPSPLFRCSEIRLALRAAMAEKHPTEKVQLHSPDLEELRGVLQAGLEHNFAEVQVSVVDCPDLTQEPFQFPARGLCGSPRITDVGGVPYLVPLAQVDKEYDMNIVSKQLELPGAFILGAGGAPSRIVGFNAELMPVVLTELEGRPAVNSSYFSSINPADGQCLQEKYSDKFPDCNFGLMGNLYACEGKPGKVIEVRAKKRTGNYSIVTALRKTLEDHYPEKSLALGGTFVIQKGKAKIHIMPREFSACPLHTDDEVNNWLKHFEVSAPIICQSVLVSRDPGLDLRVEHTHGFSRHGEGGHYYIDTTPDTVEYLGYFMPAEFVFRIDRPKETHGVGRD from the exons ATGATCCTCCATCATCAGAACTCAATGCATACTGTGGCAGCGGTGCATCACTCTGGAAAGATGCCTCCGATGATGTTTTATCTGATGCCCTGCTTTCTGCTCCTG TACATCGGTGCCCACTGCCCGTCGCCCCTCTTCCGCTGCTCGGAGATCAGATTGGCTCTGAGGGCAGCTATGGCAGAGAAGCACCCGACTGAGAAGGTCCAGTTGCACTCCCCGGATTTAGAGGAGCTGCGTGGTG TTCTGCAGGCAGGTTTGGAACACAACTTTGCTGAAGTCCAGGTGAGTGTTGTGGACTGCCCAGATCTCACCCAAGAACCCTTCCAGTTTCCTGCCAGAG GCTTGTGTGGAAGCCCTCGAATCACGGATGTTGGTGGTGTTCCGTACCTGGTGCCCTTGGCCCAAGTGGATAAG GAATATGACATGAACATCGTATCGAAGCAGCTGGAGCTGCCAGGAGCGTTCATACTTGGTGCAGGAGGAGCTCCTTCCAGAATTGTTGGATTTAATGCAGAG CTGATGCCTGTGGTTCTGACCGAGCTGGAGGGAAGGCCTGCAGTGAACAGCAGCTACTTCTCCTCCATCAATCCAGCTGACGGCCAGTGCTTGCAAGAAAAATATAGCGACAAATTCCCTGATTGTAACTTTGGACTGATGGGAAATCTGTATGCTTGTGAAGGGAAGCCTGGAAAG GTCATAGAGGTGAGGGCCAAAAAGAGGACGGGAAACTACAGCATTGTGACGGCGTTGAGGAAAACGCTAGAAGATCACTACCCAGAGAAAAGCCTGGCTTTGGGAGGCACCTTCGTCATCCAGAAAGGGAAAGCTAAAATTCACATTATG CCTAGAGAGTTTTCAGCTTGCCCCCTCCACACCGATGATGAAGTCAACAACTGGCTGAAGCATTTTGAGGTCAGCGCCCCCATCATCTGCCAGTCAGTGCTGGTGTCCAGAGACCCT ggCTTGGACCTCCGTGTGGAGCACACCCATGGCTTCAGCCGCCACGGAGAAGGTGGCCACTACTACATAGACACCACACCTGACACTGTGGAGTACCTGGGCTACTTCATGCCGGCAGAGTTTGTGTTCCGCATTGACAGACCCAAAGAGACCCATGGAGTTGGACGAGACTGA
- the LOC137605842 gene encoding ester hydrolase C11orf54 homolog isoform X1 has product MFGVFLSFVFYMGPEHPSSFPWERPKMILHHQNSMHTVAAVHHSGKMPPMMFYLMPCFLLLYIGAHCPSPLFRCSEIRLALRAAMAEKHPTEKVQLHSPDLEELRGVLQAGLEHNFAEVQVSVVDCPDLTQEPFQFPARGLCGSPRITDVGGVPYLVPLAQVDKEYDMNIVSKQLELPGAFILGAGGAPSRIVGFNAELMPVVLTELEGRPAVNSSYFSSINPADGQCLQEKYSDKFPDCNFGLMGNLYACEGKPGKVIEVRAKKRTGNYSIVTALRKTLEDHYPEKSLALGGTFVIQKGKAKIHIMPREFSACPLHTDDEVNNWLKHFEVSAPIICQSVLVSRDPGLDLRVEHTHGFSRHGEGGHYYIDTTPDTVEYLGYFMPAEFVFRIDRPKETHGVGRD; this is encoded by the exons atgtttggtgtgtttttgtcttttgttttttatatggGGCCAGAACacccttcttcttttccatgGGAACGTCCCAAGATGATCCTCCATCATCAGAACTCAATGCATACTGTGGCAGCGGTGCATCACTCTGGAAAGATGCCTCCGATGATGTTTTATCTGATGCCCTGCTTTCTGCTCCTG TACATCGGTGCCCACTGCCCGTCGCCCCTCTTCCGCTGCTCGGAGATCAGATTGGCTCTGAGGGCAGCTATGGCAGAGAAGCACCCGACTGAGAAGGTCCAGTTGCACTCCCCGGATTTAGAGGAGCTGCGTGGTG TTCTGCAGGCAGGTTTGGAACACAACTTTGCTGAAGTCCAGGTGAGTGTTGTGGACTGCCCAGATCTCACCCAAGAACCCTTCCAGTTTCCTGCCAGAG GCTTGTGTGGAAGCCCTCGAATCACGGATGTTGGTGGTGTTCCGTACCTGGTGCCCTTGGCCCAAGTGGATAAG GAATATGACATGAACATCGTATCGAAGCAGCTGGAGCTGCCAGGAGCGTTCATACTTGGTGCAGGAGGAGCTCCTTCCAGAATTGTTGGATTTAATGCAGAG CTGATGCCTGTGGTTCTGACCGAGCTGGAGGGAAGGCCTGCAGTGAACAGCAGCTACTTCTCCTCCATCAATCCAGCTGACGGCCAGTGCTTGCAAGAAAAATATAGCGACAAATTCCCTGATTGTAACTTTGGACTGATGGGAAATCTGTATGCTTGTGAAGGGAAGCCTGGAAAG GTCATAGAGGTGAGGGCCAAAAAGAGGACGGGAAACTACAGCATTGTGACGGCGTTGAGGAAAACGCTAGAAGATCACTACCCAGAGAAAAGCCTGGCTTTGGGAGGCACCTTCGTCATCCAGAAAGGGAAAGCTAAAATTCACATTATG CCTAGAGAGTTTTCAGCTTGCCCCCTCCACACCGATGATGAAGTCAACAACTGGCTGAAGCATTTTGAGGTCAGCGCCCCCATCATCTGCCAGTCAGTGCTGGTGTCCAGAGACCCT ggCTTGGACCTCCGTGTGGAGCACACCCATGGCTTCAGCCGCCACGGAGAAGGTGGCCACTACTACATAGACACCACACCTGACACTGTGGAGTACCTGGGCTACTTCATGCCGGCAGAGTTTGTGTTCCGCATTGACAGACCCAAAGAGACCCATGGAGTTGGACGAGACTGA
- the aspa gene encoding aspartoacylase, with protein MSSHNNVVCVNEARRVAIFGGTHGNEMSGVTLVNLWVKNSVEIQRKGIETKPFITNPKAVEKCTRYVDTDLNRAFSPENLSAPGGDHLPYEVRRAQEINRIFGPKGSPDAYDVIFDLHNTTSNMGCTLLLENSKDHFNLQMMNYIKKAIAPASCLVLLNEHPVLKYSTSRSVAKHSIGLEVGPQPQGVLRSNIFESMRVILKHALDFIELFNEGMEFPPCTVEVFSFLERIDYPRDANGNIIAMVHPNLQDCDWEPLNPGDPMFQTFDGKTIPYQGPGTVYPTFINEAAYYEKQQACVTTRRETLVASAIRKA; from the exons ATGTCTTCACACAACaacgttgtgtgtgtgaacgaggCCAGGAGAGTGGCTATTTTCGGGGGAACCCACGGGAACGAGATGTCAGGCGTGACGCTCGTCAATCTGTGGGTGAAAAACAGCGTCGAGATCCAGAGGAAAGGAATCGAGACCAAACCTTTCATCACCAACCCGAAGGCTGTGGAGAAGTGCACCAGATACGTGGATACGGACCTGAACCGAGCCTTCAGCCCGGAGAATCTCAG CGCCCCGGGAGGAGACCACCTGCCCTACGAGGTCCGGAGAGCCCAGGAGATCAACAGGATATTCGGGCCCAAAGGAAGCCCCGACGCCTACGATGTCATCTTCGACCTCCACAACACGACGTCCAACATGGGCTGCACGCTGCTCCTGGAGAACTCCAAAGACCACTTCAATCTGCAGATGATGAACTACATCAAG aAAGCCATCGCTCCAGCCAGTTGTCTTGTTCTGCTCAACGAACATCCTGTTTTGAAATATTCCACTTCACGCTCCGTTGCCAAGCACTCCATCG GTCTGGAAGTGGGTCCCCAGCCTCAAGGGGTTCTGAGGAGCAACATCTTTGAGTCGATGAGGGTAATACTGAAGCACGCCCTGGACTTCATCGAGCTGTTCAATGAAG GCATGGAGTTCCCGCCCTGCACCGTGGAAGTTTTCTCTTTCTTAGAGAGGATTGACTACCCCAGAGATGCCAACGGAAACATCATTGCTATGGTTCACCCCAATCTGCAG GACTGTGACTGGGAACCGCTGAACCCGGGTGACCCAATGTTCCAAACATTTGATGGGAAGACCATCCCCTACCAAGGCCCGGGCACAGTCTATCCCACTTTTATAAATGAGGCagcctattatgaaaaacaacaggCATGTGTAACGACCAGACGGGAAACCTTGGTCGCGAGTGCCATCAGAAAAGCGTGA